The Sinomicrobium kalidii region CCCGCTGTTTTCCTTTTTCATTGCTGCAAACACAGGTCATGGACTTCCCTACGGAGATGGCCGTGTTGGGCATGCTTCTTATGATGTAGTTGTCGTCACCGACGATAGCTTCGATCTTTTTGATGTTAAACCCGGTTATGGTGGAAATCAGGACGTGCTTGTCGTTCAACAGGTCTTTTATCTCCTGCAAAATACCGTCGAACTGCCGGGGCTGTACGGCAAAGATGAGGATGTCGGAATTCTGTACGGCCTGCCGGTTGTCGGAGGTGACCGTGACGTTCCCGTACGCTTCCCAGCTTTTTATGGACTGCGGATTCCTTTTGGTAAGGTAAAGCGTGGTCACCGCGTTATTGATAATAAGCCCCCTGGCTATGGAAAGCCCGAGGTTCCCGGCTCCTATAATGGCTATTTTCATCGGTTGATCGTTAATTGCTGTTTATGGTTTGTCGTTTATAGTTTGTCGTTTATTGAGGTTTTGGTTTTTCACTAGAGACGCACGGCCGTGCGTCTCAACGTGATGAGGCCGTACGTTTCTACATCGTATTAGAAATACGATGCCTTTAACTGCAATCCCAGGGTTTCCTCCAGTCCGAATATCAGGTTCATGTTTTGTATGGCCTGTCCGGATGCGCCTTTGGTCAGGTTGTCGATGATGGAGGTGATCAACAGCTTGTTTTTGTGCTTGTGCAAATGGATAAGGCATTTATTGGTGTTGACAACCTGTTTCAGATGCAGTTCCTTGTCGCTCACTGTGGTAAAGGCAGCGTCCTTGTAAAAGTCCCTGTACAGTTCTTTGGCTTTTTCAACGTCTTCGGTAAATTCCGTATAGGCCGTGGCAAAGATTCCCCTGGAAAAATTTCCCCGGTTGGGCATAAAGAGGATTTCCTTATCGAAAGAACCCTGCAATTGCGTAACGCTTTGCCCTATTTCTCCCAGGTGCTGATGGGTAAAGGGCTTGTAATACGAAAAGTTGTTGTCCCGCCACGGAAAATGCGAGGTGGGCGCCGGGGATGTACCCGCCCCGGTTGCCCCGGTGACGGCATTGACGTGTACATCTTGCTGCAACAGGCCGTTCCGGGCCAACGGAAGCAATGCCAGTTGTATGGCAGTGGCAAAGCAGCCGGGATTGGCGATGTATTGGGCGTTTTCGATTTCGGCCTTGTTGAGTTCGGGCAGTCCGTAGACGAAATGCATGCCGTTAAAATCCGCATCGGGGGCTAACCGGAAGTCATTGCTGAGATCGATGATCTTTGTTTTGTCGGAAAAGCTGTGCTTTTCGAGAAAAGATTTGGAATTGCCATGCCCGAGGCAGAGGAACAGTACATCTACTTCGGTGTTTATCTGACTCGTAAACTTCTGCGCTGTTTCTCCGAGAAGGTCCTGGTGGACGTCGCTTATGAGGTTCCCGGCATTGGAGGTACTGTAAACGAAATTTATTGCTGCTGCGGGATGGTGCAATAGCAATCGTATCAACTCACCTGCTGTGTATCCTGCCCCGCCTATGATTCCTGCTTGTATCATTTTTTTAGATTTTAGATATGAGGTTTAGGTTATTAGTTCTCGTTTAAGACGCACGGCCTCATTACGTTGAGATGCACGGTCTCATCACGTTGAGATGCACGGCCGTGCGTCTCTACCGAATAGCCTAAAAAACCACTAACTCATTTTATTCACGTGATAATAGATCTTGTTCTGGTTGGAATTTATCTTGATAAATCCTTTGGCATCGTCTGCCGTCCAGCCCTTGTTCATTTCGCCGTAGCTTCCGAACGAGGCGTTCATCAGGTCGTGGGGCGATTGTATGCCTTCTACCACAAAACGATAGGGGTAGAGGGTGATGAATACATTGCCCGAAACGTTCTTTTGCGTGTCGGCCAGGAAGACTTCGATATTTCGCATCACTTCGTCCAGGTACTGTCCTTCGTGGAGGAGCATACCGTACCAGTTGGCGAGGTATTCCTTGTGGTGTTGCTGCCACTTGGTGAGCGCGTGCTTCTCCAGGGTATGGTGTGCCTTGATGATGATGAGCGGGGCAGCGGCTTCAAAACCAACCCTTCCTTTTATACCGATAATGGTATCGCCAACGTGTATGTCCCTGCCGATAGCATATTTGGAAGCGATATCGTTCAGCAGTTCAATATTATTTACAGGGCTGTCTTCCTTGTCGTTTATGGCCAGCAGCTCGCCTTTTACAAAACTGAGTTTTAACTTTTGAGGTTCCTCATTTTCCAGTTGACTCGGCCAGGCCTCCTCGGGCAGGGATTGATGGGAAGTAAGGGTTTCCTCACCGCCTACACTGGTGCCCCAAAGTCCCCGGTTGACGGAGTATTTGGCCTTTTCCCACGACATGTTCACGCCGTTTTTCTTCAGGTAATCGATCTCTTCCTGCCGCGAAAGCTGTTCGTCGCGGATAGGGGTAATGATCTCTATTTCCGGGGCCAGTATCTGGAAGATCATGTCGAACCGTACCTGGTCGTTCCCTGCTCCCGTACTGCCGTGGGCGATATATTTGGCACCTATTTTTTTGGCGTAGTTGATAATTTCTATCGCCTGGACGATCCGTTCGGCACTTACGGAAAGCGGATAGGTGTTGTTCTTTAACACATTACCGTAAATAAGATACTTTACGACCTTGTTATAGAAAGATTCAACCGCATCGATATTGCTGTAGGTGGTAACCCCGAGCTTCAGGGCTTTTTCCTCGATCTCCTTTTTCTCTTCGGGCGTAAAACCACCGGTGTTTACACTTACGGCATGGATTTCATATCCTTTTTCTTTGGACAGGTATTTTGCACAGTATGAAGTGTCCAATCCGCCGCTGTAAGCTAAAACTAATTTTTTCATTGTTTTGTTGTAGTTTTTTAGTTTTGGAGTTTTTTAGTTCTGAGTCTTGGAGTTTTGGAGTTTTTTAGTTCTGAGTCTTGGAGTTATCGATTTTAAACTCCTCAACTCCGAACTCCCCAACTAACCAACTCCCCGACTATGTTATTTTCCTTTTAATTTGGCCATAACCTTTTTAAGACTGATATATCCTTCTTCCAGGGGAATAATGGCGTCTTTTGAAGGTTTTTTCTTTTTGAGAAAGAGGGCCTGTTTTATATTTTTCAACCGTTGCAGTACCTTGCTGTTGTATGGGTGCCTTTCTTCGGCATTCTCCTTTTCTTTGGGATCGTACATCATCCCGGTGCACAGGCACATCTTTCGTTCTGTCCGTTGCAGGATGTCGTAGTTCTTACAGGTCTGGCAGCCTTTCCAGAAGGTCGGGTCGTCTGTCAGTTCAGAAAAGGTCACGGGTTTGTAGCCCAGTTCGTAATTGATCTTCATTACGGCCAGTCCGGTGGTGATACCGAATATCTTGGCATCGGGGTATTTTTTCCGGGAGTGCTCAAAAGTGGTTTTCTTGATCTTTTTGGCAAGGCCCATGTTCCTGTAATCGGGATGCACGATAAGCCCGGAATTGGCCACGAACTTTTCGTGCCCCCAGGCCTCGATATAGCAGAACCCTGCAAATTTATCGCCATCCACGGCAATGACCGCATTGCCGCTCTCTATCTTGGAGATAATATATTCCGGTGTTCTTTTGGCAATCCCCGTACCTCTTACCTTGGCCGATTCCTCAATCGTATCACAGATAAGGGAAGCGAATTTTATATGCGACTTGTCAGCAATAACAATGTCCATCTTGCTTTGACTTGGTTGAAAAAATAAATAGAATTTTCTTTGAGAACGGAGCCGGACTCACCTAAGCTCCAAAAACAGAAGTACACCCTTACGGGCGACGGGGGATACGGCGCACAACAGTACGTATAACCGAAACGGGAAGCCTCAGTTGAATGGAAGTGAATATGTTGTGACTGTTTTGCATTTTTGTAAAATAATAATGAGGTGAACAATAAATTTGAATAGTGATAACCTCAGTACCTGTTTTTCACATTGCAATAGTACAAAATATTTTCCTTTTGACAGCTCCTCTTTCGTAAAGGATTTGTTAAATTTGTAACATTCTTATTTTCTAAAACCGAGGAATGCAGAGAACTGAAGTTGTATTTCCCCTGGAAGACGGGGACGGATTTAAAAAAAAACTACTTTTATGGGCACAACAATATGCGGAGGTTATATGGCTGGACAGTAATGATTACAAACATTTGTACCCTACCTTTGATGCCGTGCTTGCGGTAGATGCCCTGACCGCTATAAAAACCGATCACCACCGTGCTTTTGACGATTTAAAGGAATACCAGACCACTACGGCCGACTGGATATTCGGTTACCTGTCTTATGACCTTAAAAACGATGTGGAGCAGCTGACCTCTGCCAATCCTGACCATTTGCATTTCCCCGACCTGTATTTTTTTCAACCGAAAAAGATCATTTTTATTCGGGGAAACACCGCGGTGTTTCGGTACATGCCTATGGTAGACGATGAAGTAAAAGATGATTTTGAAACTGTCTGCAATATTAAAGAAACGGATAATGTGGACGGACATAAGCGGGTAGAAAAAGGAGCGGTTAAAGCGAGAATTCCGAAAGAAGCCTATCTGGAAAAAGTGGAGCAGCTATTGGCGCATATTCACCGGGGCGATATTTACGAGGCCAATTTCTGCCAGGAGTTCTATGCGGAAGATGCGGAGTTTTCCCCTTTACGGGCGTTCTCCGGGCTCAATGCCATTTCCCGGCCGCCTTTTGCCGCTTACCTGAAACTGGAAGACAAATACCTTCTGTCGGCCTCTCCGGAACGGTATTTAAAGCGAACGGGCAACAGGGTGGTCTCCCAACCTATAAAAGGAACGGCAAGACGGGCGGAAAGCCCGGAAGAAGACCGCAAACTGAAAGACGAACTGGAAAACACCCCCAAAGAGCGTTCGGAAAACATTATGATCGTTGACCTGGTGCGTAACGACCTGTCTGTAAAGGCTAAAAAAGGGAGTGTGCAGGTAGAAGAGTTATGCGGGGTGTATACCTTTGAACAGGTGCATCAGCTTGTTTCCACGGTAGTGGCCGAAGTGGAGGACAATACGCCGTCTGTGGATATTATCCGTTCTACCTTCCCCATGGGGAGCATGACCGGGGCCCCGAAAATATCGGCCATGAAGATCATTGAACAACTGGAAGTAACCAAACGCGGACTGTACAGCGGAGCAGTGGGCTATTTTACGCCTTCGGGGGATTTTGATTTTAATGTGGTTATACGCAGTATCTTGTACAACGAGGAAAATCATTATATTTCTTTTACGGTCGGAGGAGCCATAACGGCCGGGTCTGTGCCCGAAAAGGAATATGAAGAGTGCATGGTAAAAGCCCGGGCCATGAGAAAAGTGCTGGAAGAATAAACCTTGTGGTGTATTATTCTTGTTGTTTAGGACTTTTTTGGGTTGTTGGTGTAATACTTGTAATGGAAAAACATAGACCTGACAATACACCGTATTTTTGGCTTTGAGGAAGAACCGTTATTTTAGCCGGATGTTACAACAGTTCAAAGAACATATAGCACGGAACTTTCCGTTTTTAAAGCGTGCAAAACTGCTGGTTGCCATCAGCGGGGGTATGGACAGCGTGGTTTTGACCCAGCTCTGCCACCTCGCGGGATTTGATGTGGCACTTGCGCATTGTAATTTTCATTTGAGAGAAGAAGAAAGCAATGAGGATGAAAAATTTGTACGGGAATTTTCCGAACAATTAGGAATAAAGGTCTATGTAGCGCATTTCGATACCAAAGCTTATGCCGATGAACACGGACTTTCCATACAGATAGCCGCACGCGAATTGCGGTACGACTGGTTTTCCGAATTGCTGGAAACCCTGAATTTCGACTACCTGCTCACGGCACATCATGCCGATGACAATCTCGAAACCTTTCTCATTAATCTTTCCCGGGGTACGGGAATTGAGGGGCTTTCCGGGATCCCGCCCGTAAACGGAAAGGTCATCCGGCCGTTGCTGCCCTTTTCCAGGGAAGCGATTTTTTCCTATTTGCGGGAGAACGACTGGCCGTGGAGGGAAGACAGCAGCAATATAGATACCAGGTACCTGCGAAACAAGATCAGGCACGATATCGTTCCCCAGTTAAAAATATTGTCGTCCGATTTTTTACAGCAATTCGGCAGGACACAGCGTCACCTGGCCGAATGTGAAGCCATCCTGAAAAAACATGTGGATGAAGTCCGGAAGAATGTGATAAAGAAAAAAGGGGAACGGTGGATCGTGGATCTAAATACATTGAACAGCTTACATCCGCAGGAATCCTACCTGTATTAC contains the following coding sequences:
- a CDS encoding anthranilate synthase component I family protein, whose product is MQRTEVVFPLEDGDGFKKKLLLWAQQYAEVIWLDSNDYKHLYPTFDAVLAVDALTAIKTDHHRAFDDLKEYQTTTADWIFGYLSYDLKNDVEQLTSANPDHLHFPDLYFFQPKKIIFIRGNTAVFRYMPMVDDEVKDDFETVCNIKETDNVDGHKRVEKGAVKARIPKEAYLEKVEQLLAHIHRGDIYEANFCQEFYAEDAEFSPLRAFSGLNAISRPPFAAYLKLEDKYLLSASPERYLKRTGNRVVSQPIKGTARRAESPEEDRKLKDELENTPKERSENIMIVDLVRNDLSVKAKKGSVQVEELCGVYTFEQVHQLVSTVVAEVEDNTPSVDIIRSTFPMGSMTGAPKISAMKIIEQLEVTKRGLYSGAVGYFTPSGDFDFNVVIRSILYNEENHYISFTVGGAITAGSVPEKEYEECMVKARAMRKVLEE
- the proC gene encoding pyrroline-5-carboxylate reductase, with protein sequence MKIAIIGAGNLGLSIARGLIINNAVTTLYLTKRNPQSIKSWEAYGNVTVTSDNRQAVQNSDILIFAVQPRQFDGILQEIKDLLNDKHVLISTITGFNIKKIEAIVGDDNYIIRSMPNTAISVGKSMTCVCSNEKGKQRVELARAIFNKLGTSIEIPEEQMRAATVICASGIAFWMRLVRATTQGAIQLGFDAKEARELAMHTCMGAATLLVESGNHPEEEIDKVTTPRGCTIEGLNEMEHSGLSSSLIKGIVASFNKINQIADL
- the tilS gene encoding tRNA lysidine(34) synthetase TilS; translated protein: MALRKNRYFSRMLQQFKEHIARNFPFLKRAKLLVAISGGMDSVVLTQLCHLAGFDVALAHCNFHLREEESNEDEKFVREFSEQLGIKVYVAHFDTKAYADEHGLSIQIAARELRYDWFSELLETLNFDYLLTAHHADDNLETFLINLSRGTGIEGLSGIPPVNGKVIRPLLPFSREAIFSYLRENDWPWREDSSNIDTRYLRNKIRHDIVPQLKILSSDFLQQFGRTQRHLAECEAILKKHVDEVRKNVIKKKGERWIVDLNTLNSLHPQESYLYYLFKDFFFPVDEIRKLLPAMSGKRITSDKYIMMKDREYLLVEPLKEEKTTCYTIGPDVEEITTPLHLQFFEGKKAGEGSKTSALIDKDKLNYPLKLRKWQKGDYFYPLGMNNRKKLSKFFKDEKISVLDKQNTWLLCSGDAIVWVIGHRLDNRYKVTPETVHTLHIVMKQHPEAESNV
- a CDS encoding GNAT family N-acetyltransferase, translated to MDIVIADKSHIKFASLICDTIEESAKVRGTGIAKRTPEYIISKIESGNAVIAVDGDKFAGFCYIEAWGHEKFVANSGLIVHPDYRNMGLAKKIKKTTFEHSRKKYPDAKIFGITTGLAVMKINYELGYKPVTFSELTDDPTFWKGCQTCKNYDILQRTERKMCLCTGMMYDPKEKENAEERHPYNSKVLQRLKNIKQALFLKKKKPSKDAIIPLEEGYISLKKVMAKLKGK
- the argC gene encoding N-acetyl-gamma-glutamyl-phosphate reductase — encoded protein: MIQAGIIGGAGYTAGELIRLLLHHPAAAINFVYSTSNAGNLISDVHQDLLGETAQKFTSQINTEVDVLFLCLGHGNSKSFLEKHSFSDKTKIIDLSNDFRLAPDADFNGMHFVYGLPELNKAEIENAQYIANPGCFATAIQLALLPLARNGLLQQDVHVNAVTGATGAGTSPAPTSHFPWRDNNFSYYKPFTHQHLGEIGQSVTQLQGSFDKEILFMPNRGNFSRGIFATAYTEFTEDVEKAKELYRDFYKDAAFTTVSDKELHLKQVVNTNKCLIHLHKHKNKLLITSIIDNLTKGASGQAIQNMNLIFGLEETLGLQLKASYF
- the argG gene encoding argininosuccinate synthase; protein product: MKKLVLAYSGGLDTSYCAKYLSKEKGYEIHAVSVNTGGFTPEEKKEIEEKALKLGVTTYSNIDAVESFYNKVVKYLIYGNVLKNNTYPLSVSAERIVQAIEIINYAKKIGAKYIAHGSTGAGNDQVRFDMIFQILAPEIEIITPIRDEQLSRQEEIDYLKKNGVNMSWEKAKYSVNRGLWGTSVGGEETLTSHQSLPEEAWPSQLENEEPQKLKLSFVKGELLAINDKEDSPVNNIELLNDIASKYAIGRDIHVGDTIIGIKGRVGFEAAAPLIIIKAHHTLEKHALTKWQQHHKEYLANWYGMLLHEGQYLDEVMRNIEVFLADTQKNVSGNVFITLYPYRFVVEGIQSPHDLMNASFGSYGEMNKGWTADDAKGFIKINSNQNKIYYHVNKMS